The Drosophila biarmipes strain raj3 chromosome 2L, RU_DBia_V1.1, whole genome shotgun sequence genome has a window encoding:
- the LOC108034359 gene encoding uncharacterized protein LOC108034359 gives MSNDQYKPVLARKNRTELFTTEECKEILAHLLTDKNEKGHLLSFDIVPATEHVGFLGEYYHLYLRYQLEGQKDEQTSRLFVKSVIFQNADMEFYMEKIGLIKKESKLYEVLNELKKFSPHVWCAKSYFTRKDLFVMQNVEDMGYVALPSGTRFLSENQMGPILKSLATLHASSIAYEKQKGKTIGVELREWLKEVSVSPDVEWYTTGLRAILAVAATHPCVQDDVEGQEFIAAQLPRHLDRVYYMVNPSPVHRNVFVHRDAWGANVFYHREQPQEKRSVLVDFQLCRYSPPAMDFHLVSYLNLEPSKRKQIIGSLIETYYNALVEELQEMGVDPNQEQLSKQEFEQSLRDFELFGVTYNCIAATILHLPDNYLKKLKAERPADFHRFCNVDRTEDVLRLMKDHPEFADYMYECVGDLLALTYHKRN, from the exons ATGAGTAACGACCAATATAAGCCAGTTCTAGCGCGGAAAAATCGTACGGAATTGTTTACTACAGAAGAGTGTAAAGAGATATTGGCCCATTTATTAACCGATAAGAACGAAAAGGGGCACCTACTAAGCTTTGATATAGTGCCAGCCACAGAACATGTGGGTTTTCTGGGTGAATACTATCACTTGTACCTTCGGTATCAGTTGGAGGGTCAAAAGGACGAACAAACATCTCGATTGTTTGTCAAGTCGGTGATCTTCCAAAATGCTGATATGGAATTCTACATGGAGAAAATAGGCCTTATCAAGAAGGAGAGTAAGCTGTATGAAGTGCTGAACGAGCTAAAGAAGTTTT CTCCCCATGTTTGGTGTGCCAAGAGCTATTTCACTCGCAAGGATCTGTTTGTGATGCAAAATGTGGAGGACATGGGCTACGTGGCGCTACCTTCGGGAACTCGCTTTCTTAGTGAGAATCAGATGGGACCCATTTTAAAATCACTGGCTACGTTGCACGCCAGTAGTATTGCCTACGAAAAACAGAAGGGGAAAACCATTGGAGTGGAGTTGAGAGAGTGGCTAAAAGAAGTCTCTGTTAGCCCGGATGTTGAGTGGTATACTACGGGTTTACGA GCTATCCTGGCAGTGGCTGCCACCCATCCGTGTGTGCAAGATGATGTCGAGGGCCAAGAGTTTATAGCAGCCCAGTTGCCGAGACATCTGGACAGGGTTTACTACATGGTTAATCCTTCACCAGTTCATAGGAACGTCTTTGTGCACCGAGATGCCTGGGGTGCGAATGTCTTTTACCACCGTGAGCAGCCACAGGAGAAACGATCTGTTCTGGTGGACTTTCAACTGTGTCGTTATTCCCCACCTGCCATGGACTTCCATCTGGTCAGCTATCTAAATTTGGAACcttcaaaaagaaaacagaTCATTGGGAGTCTGATTGAAACCTATTACAACGCCTTGGTTGAGGAACTTCAAGAAATGGGTGTTGATCCCAATCAGGAACAACTAAGCAAACAGGAATTCGAGCAATCCCTGAGGGACTTTGAATTGTTCGGAGTGACCTACaattgcatagcggcaaccATTCTCCATTTACCTGATAATTATCTGAAGAAGCTGAAGGCTGAACGTCCGGCGGATTTCCATCGCTTTTGCAATGTGGACCGCACGGAAGACGTTCTCCGTCTGATGAAAGATCACCCTGAGTTCGCTGATTATATGTACGAGTGTGTGGGGGATCTGCTGGCCCTAACATATCATAAACGAAACTGA